The genomic region CTAACTTATGATCCACACCGATTGCGCGGGCCGGATAAAGCGTGGCCATTCTTAACGTTTCATCCAAGGCGATCCCTGCATATTCGACGCTGTTAGCAACAGCTTCAATCATAGTCAGGGCCGATCCACTCAGCGTACCATTTTCATCAACGCAAAGCCCATCTTGATAGTATATTGTTTTTCCAGCGAAAATGAACTGCTCAATATCAGCGCCTGCAGGTGCGGTGGCATCAGTGACCAGGATTAGCCTGTCTCTTTTAATACGTTTGGCATTACGAATGTTTGCATAGTGCACATGTAAACCATCAGCAATGATACCGCACCAGACATCCGGCGAATCAAACAATGCGCCGATCAGCCCCGGTTCACGACCGCTAATGCCCGGCATAGCATTATACAGGTGTGTTGCAAAGGTGACGCCGGCAGCAATACTGCGGCGTGCTTCATCATGACTGGCGTGCGAGTGTCCGGCCGAAATGACAATGCCCGCCTCGTACAATTGTCGGATAACCGCGCTATCCACTTGCTCAGGAGCCAACGTGATTTTGCTGATAACATCCGCGTTATCACAGAGGAAGTCTACCATTTCCGGTGTCGGGAGACGGATTAAAGCAGGGTTGTGCGTTCCGGGTTTACGTGGGCTCAACCACGGCCCTTCAAGGTGCAGCCCAAGTGCCTGATGACTATTTTGTGCCAGATAGGCGCGCATTACCTCAACCGCGCGCTTCATCATTTCATCGCTGCTGGTTATCAGTGTGGGCAAAAAGCTGGTGCAACCCGATTTCTCATTCGCTTTCTGCATAATATGCAGAGTTTCTGCAGTGATGGCCTCAAGGCTGTCATTAAACTGTACGCCGCCACAACCATTCAACTGCAAATCGATAAAACCGGGAGCAATAAGTGCACCTTTAACATCGCGTGTTGAAATGCTTTCTGAAAGATCGTTCATTTTACATATGCGTTCTATCAGGCCATTGGCAATGATAACAGCATGATCGTCAAGTATTTCATGGCCGGTATAAATGCGGCCATTGGTTAAAGCGTACATAAAGTTCTCCCGGTATTACCCGCTTTCTGCGGTTAATCATGTGCTAATGAATTACAGATTTTTCATGTTTTCCGCTTCCAGTTCGCGGAAATATTTTATGGTTTTGACCTTAAGTTCCATTGTGGAAGGCTCATCACAGACCACGACGGATTTTGCGTGCAGCTGCAGGCAGCTGATTGTCCACATATGATTTACGTTTCCTTCCACTGCTGCCCTCAGCGCATGGGCTTTAGCATGCCCGGTGACCAGAATCATCACCTCTTCAGCATCCAGCAACGTACCCACGCCGACTGTAAGCGCGTATTTGGGAACCTGATCGATATCGCCGTCAAAAAAGCGCGAATTTGCCACGCGGGTCTCATGGGTCAGGGTCTTGATGCGCGTACGGGAGGCCAGTGAAGACGCCGGTTCATTGAAAGCGATGTGACCGTCATTGCCCACGCCGCCCATAAACAAGTTAATTTTGCCATAAGCGCGGATCTTGTCTTCGTATTGGCGACATTCTGTGTCAATATTCAGTGCATTACCATTAAGAAGGTTAATATTTTCGCTTTTAATATCAATATGATCGAAAAAGTTACGGTGCATAAAACTGTGATAGCTTTCTGGATGTTCTTCAGGCAGGCCAACATACTCATCCATATTGAACGTGACCACATGTCTGAAGCTAACATGGCCCGCTTTGTGCATGTCAATCAGGTGTTTATAGGCTTCCAGCGGTGTGCCGCCTGTGGGCAGTCCCAGTACAAATGGCCGTTCAGCGGAAGGATTAAATGCATTGATACGATTCACAATATGGCGTGCTGCCCATTTACCGACCTGAGTAGGGCTGGTAAGAGGAATTAGTCTCATGTTATGACCTCACTATAAGCTTAATTTTAAAAAGTCTGGATAATTCTGTTACTGTCCCTGAGCATAAAAGCACGGGCAGCTGGTTTCAAAAAATTAAAGGTGCTAAGTTTTTTTTAATCATAAAATAAGTAACCCTTACTCACCAGATGCTGCAAAGTGTAATACTTATTTTTAATGATAAAAGTCACATTAGCTGCGGTTTTAATTTGCAGAGCGAATTATTTTCTTTTTACACTCGACCCTATCAAATTTGTGTCATCCATAAAATAGTTTACCATTGAGATAATGTCGTTAGATTATAAATGCTCTAACGCGCCTCACAAGGGGAAAAGAACATGCTAGGTTATTTACAAAAAGTAGGTCGGGCACTTATGGTGCCGGTAGCAACGCTACCGGCAGCCGCTATTCTGATGGGCATAGGCTACTGGCTTGACCCGGATGCCTGGGGAGCGGGCAACGCCTTTGCAGCATTATTGCTCAAGTCGGGTTCCGCTATTATTGAACACATGTCGGTCCTCTTCGCGATTGGCGTTGCTTATGGTATGTCGAAAGACAAAGATGGTGCTGCAGCGTTAACCGGGTTTGTGGGTTTTTTAGTCGTGACGACGCTGTGTTCTCCGGCGGCTGTTGCGATGATTCAAAAAATTCCTGTCGATCAGGTGCCAGCGGCGTTTGGGAAAATTGAAAACCAGTTCGTTGGCATTATGGTCGGGATCATTTCGGCAGAAATGTACAATCGCTTCAGCCATGTTGAACTCCCAAGAGCACTCTCATTCTTTAGCGGTCGCCGCCTGGTTCCTATCCTCGTCTCGTTTTTGATGATTCTGATCGCCTTTATTCTGATGTACATCTGGCCGGTTATCTTCGGAAGCCTGGTGAGCTTTGGTGAACATATTCAGAAGCTGGGCTCTGCAGGTGCTGGTGTTTACGCTTTCTTTAACCGCATGTTAATTCCGGTCGGATTGCATCATGCATTGAACTCGGTGTTCTGGTTCGATGTGGCAGGCATTAATGACATTCCTAACTTCCTTGGTGGTGCACAATCGCTGGAAAATGGCAAAGCTGTTTTAGGAATAACCGGGCGTTATCAGGCTGGTTTTTTCCCAATTATGATGTTTGGCCTGCCCGGTGCCGCAGTGGCAATTTACCATTGCGCACGTCCTGAAAATCGCGCCAAAGTAGGAGGGATCATGATGGCTGCAGCGTTCGCCGCTTTCTTCACTGGCATCACTGAACCACTTGAATTCTCCTTTATGTTTGTGGCTCCGGTGCTTTATTTCCTCCACGCTGTGCTGACGGGTATCTCTGTGTTTATCGCCGCAAGCATGCATTGGATTTCCGGTTTTGGTTTCAGCGCGGGGCTGGTTGATATGGCATTACAGAGTCGTAATCCGCTGGCGATGCACTGGTATATGCTGATCCCTCAAGGACTGGTTTTCTTTGTGGCCTATTATGTCATTTTCCGTTTTACCATAAAAAAATTCAATCTGTTAACGCCAGGCCGTGAACTTACAGTGGAAGGTGACGAAAGCGATGGCTACGATGCCAATGTGGACAGCCAGCGCCACGACGAGTCTGATACCGAGTCACTGGCGCGTCGTTATCTTGCTGCCGTGGGCGGTTCTGAAAATCTGAC from Erwinia tracheiphila harbors:
- the nagA gene encoding N-acetylglucosamine-6-phosphate deacetylase encodes the protein MYALTNGRIYTGHEILDDHAVIIANGLIERICKMNDLSESISTRDVKGALIAPGFIDLQLNGCGGVQFNDSLEAITAETLHIMQKANEKSGCTSFLPTLITSSDEMMKRAVEVMRAYLAQNSHQALGLHLEGPWLSPRKPGTHNPALIRLPTPEMVDFLCDNADVISKITLAPEQVDSAVIRQLYEAGIVISAGHSHASHDEARRSIAAGVTFATHLYNAMPGISGREPGLIGALFDSPDVWCGIIADGLHVHYANIRNAKRIKRDRLILVTDATAPAGADIEQFIFAGKTIYYQDGLCVDENGTLSGSALTMIEAVANSVEYAGIALDETLRMATLYPARAIGVDHKLGSVEAGKIANLTVFTRDYKIIKTIVNGNEV
- the nagE gene encoding N-acetylglucosamine-specific PTS transporter subunit IIBC; this translates as MLGYLQKVGRALMVPVATLPAAAILMGIGYWLDPDAWGAGNAFAALLLKSGSAIIEHMSVLFAIGVAYGMSKDKDGAAALTGFVGFLVVTTLCSPAAVAMIQKIPVDQVPAAFGKIENQFVGIMVGIISAEMYNRFSHVELPRALSFFSGRRLVPILVSFLMILIAFILMYIWPVIFGSLVSFGEHIQKLGSAGAGVYAFFNRMLIPVGLHHALNSVFWFDVAGINDIPNFLGGAQSLENGKAVLGITGRYQAGFFPIMMFGLPGAAVAIYHCARPENRAKVGGIMMAAAFAAFFTGITEPLEFSFMFVAPVLYFLHAVLTGISVFIAASMHWISGFGFSAGLVDMALQSRNPLAMHWYMLIPQGLVFFVAYYVIFRFTIKKFNLLTPGRELTVEGDESDGYDANVDSQRHDESDTESLARRYLAAVGGSENLTGIDACITRLRLSVKDSSVVNEPVARSLGASGVIRLNKESVQIIVGTQAETIASAMKTVLARGPVAAASVKPESPLAAITKAEKSATTGSTVETLVAPVSGEVIALEDVPDDAFASKAVGEGLAIKPTSSTVVSPANGTVMKIFNTNHAFCLETEKGLEVVVHMGLDTVALDGKGFSRLVEEGAVVAAGQPVLEMDLDFLNAHARSMISPIVVSNMDEFTGINLLAGANVVAGESPMYEVKG
- the nagB gene encoding glucosamine-6-phosphate deaminase translates to MRLIPLTSPTQVGKWAARHIVNRINAFNPSAERPFVLGLPTGGTPLEAYKHLIDMHKAGHVSFRHVVTFNMDEYVGLPEEHPESYHSFMHRNFFDHIDIKSENINLLNGNALNIDTECRQYEDKIRAYGKINLFMGGVGNDGHIAFNEPASSLASRTRIKTLTHETRVANSRFFDGDIDQVPKYALTVGVGTLLDAEEVMILVTGHAKAHALRAAVEGNVNHMWTISCLQLHAKSVVVCDEPSTMELKVKTIKYFRELEAENMKNL